GGCTGCAGTCGAAGCTATCGCCATGTACGAGATGGCATACGGAGGCGGTCCGGCGACAGCCCATGACGTATTTCTTGCCATGCAGGAGATCCCGTTTATTTTGAGGATTGAGAATACGCCGGAAAGTAAGATGTTGGTCATAGAAGAAAATATGGCTCGTGCGCTTTCATTCAGGTGGAGTGATTATGACCTTGCAAAGGCGGTGAGTTACTGATGGCAAAACCAATTATTCTTTGTGATACCGCAGGTATGACGAATGACAGATGGCTGGAATGCCGTATGCACGGCCCTAAAGGTGATATTCCTTATACAGTGGGCGGTAGCGATGTTGCAGCTATTTTTGGTGTATCACCATGGACGACTCCGCTGGAGCTGTGGAAAATCAAAAAAGGGCAAATGAAGCCTGCAAAAAAAGCCAATGCCAATCAATTGCAAATGGGGCATCTTTTGGAACCGATTGCTGCCTATTGGTATGGTGCAAAGACAGGCAACACCGTTATGGAAGACACGAATCTATATCAGCACGCAGATCATTCTTATGCTCTTGCCAATTTCGACCGGCGCTTTACACGGGCGTCCGATAACGAACCGGGAATTTTGGAGTGTAAAAGCTGTACTTATCACAAAGCGGATGAGTGGGCAGATGGAGCGATTCCGCTCTACTATGAACTGCAGCTGAGGTTTTATCTTGCGGTAGCGGATGTGAACATTGGAGCTTTTTCTGCCGTTTGGGGAAATAATCCGGACAATGATCTGGCAATGCCTGAGATTATTCGTGATAAGGCGAAGGAGGATATGATTTTTGAACGCCTGGATGAATGGATCTGGAGCCTTGAGAATGATAAACCCCCGACAATGGCGGATGTTGCACCAAAGCTTGCTTTGGAGTCACTGGCAAGGATTTATGGTGCAAGTCAGGCGGGACTTCCAACAATAGAGTTTTCCCGCAAGTATG
The Ruminococcus gauvreauii genome window above contains:
- a CDS encoding YqaJ viral recombinase family nuclease; amino-acid sequence: MAKPIILCDTAGMTNDRWLECRMHGPKGDIPYTVGGSDVAAIFGVSPWTTPLELWKIKKGQMKPAKKANANQLQMGHLLEPIAAYWYGAKTGNTVMEDTNLYQHADHSYALANFDRRFTRASDNEPGILECKSCTYHKADEWADGAIPLYYELQLRFYLAVADVNIGAFSAVWGNNPDNDLAMPEIIRDKAKEDMIFERLDEWIWSLENDKPPTMADVAPKLALESLARIYGASQAGLPTIEFSRKYESPLRRIAMLQGKISECNREIKTYEKEIEAHSVRIAEVMKEHEHGVLETTSDKLLIDFVTKTTRRPDSKALKKKYPAIYTDVLKASESRKVKVSVQPI